In Rhopalosiphum padi isolate XX-2018 chromosome 3, ASM2088224v1, whole genome shotgun sequence, the genomic stretch ctttaaaatacttttttttgtatcaaaagaCAAATCTTTAAATGTTGAAAAGCTAGTTCATGAAGACTTATTGAAAAGAATGAGTATAACCTTCTCACTCATAAAATAATAGCATCATTTTCTggtgtatatatcatataaacttTGATTATCTGTTAAAATGTGATGACGATTCTTTTGACAATGTGTTATTAATTGTCAATGAGGTAGAACATAAGCCTAAAAAAAGGTTCTACTGGGGATATTTTGATGGTAAtgcaaacattaaaaataagaggttaatttaaacaaactgaTTGAATAGCATGTGATAGATATTTACTGTATGCTTTGGGAGGAGGCTATGTTTTATCCAAAGATCTTATCATctaaattttgaagaattgaGATTACCTAAGGTAAGTTGATCATAGtagcataatataaagtaataagagaaaatattgatataaagttTAACAAATTCATTATGTAATAGCTTACCAATTATaacggttttattaaaattatagattaactATTCTAATTCTTgttgtcttttttatttttcagtttcttTGCTAGTGAAGATGTTTTGGTTGGCGCTTTGGTAAGTCCATTAAATATTACTAGAAAACATGACCGGCGATTTGACACACAATGGTATAGTCGCTTAtgtcaaaatgattatttagtaACACATAAACGTAGTCCTGAAATGATGAGACTGCACTGGTCAAACATTATTCAGACTGGAAAACTATGTGATAGAGTTAAAAAATATGGCTTCCTACAAATATAACTGGTCAGTGATGCCATCTAAATGTTGttagaaatttgtatttaattccataaatacatttttcaacataaaaagactggtgtaattattaatataatacatttgaacatTGTAGTTTGTTTtcagttttgaataaaaaaaaaaatatatatatattaacaacaccaattttatatagaaattcaattttattcttattatgctTTCAATTCatgacaatattacaaattacaatcgtTTGTTCTTATGCCGTAAGAAaattaacataacattatacattatatgtatgtataaataaaataaaaaaacgtatcatttttaatatgtgttattttttcttcCTGTCTGTTATACATTTAAGACAGAACCATTTTCCTTTAGGCTTGGTAGTTAATTTGACACATGCAAAGTGGAACCATTCAATAggacactaaaataataaaagtacacagttaataaaatatgataaaaaaaaatgaaacaatatttacaataaaaattaagattgttattattttttcaatggtttaagtatttaataaattgttatataaaataaaaacaataaatacataaataattaataaattaaaattaaaatttttacatcTGGATTATCACAGCCAATCATTTCACCATAAGAAACTTGGTTGCATAAACAATACGTTGGTTCATTTGGATCAACAGGCATATCTAATACTTCAGTCGAGTGTGCAACTCCGGCACCAGTAAGGGAACTAGTTTCTACTGTAACGCTGGTTACACTATTTGTAGGGTTTGTTGGATTAGTGACAACATTAATTAAAGGTGTTTTACTAGGTGCTGCACTTGTTGCTTTTGTAACTCCTGAAAAATgttggtaattattatacaaagaaaTCAACTTAAATATGACTAAAATTTGTTGTACACAAACCTTTTTTCAGTTGTTTCattttagatgttttttttGGAGCTGTTTCTTCTTCACTCGATGcactcttatttttaatttctttgtcTTTAATCTTTTTACATTCTCCTGGAAGCAATACACATAAAGAAATGACCAAATACATTATtggaattataatatgatataatgcaGAACACCTACGTTTTTGTGAATTTTCTTCTATATTTCTTGTAGCACTAATGGCTCTGTCTTGAATTTCAGCTCCAAAGCGTGCTAAATCTGAATCAAATTCTCTAATATGTTTATCTACCTGTAAGATACAATGGAATAGAACATTTTTACggtaatgttaataattcaaaatcaatataCCATTTCATAAGTTTGTATAGCCAATTGAACTTTATCATCACTGTATTCTTTTGCTTTGTCAAACTGACGTTGTATGCTGGTCATCATTTCGCGTTTTTTATCTGCTGTGTATCCCTTGGAATTTGACATATAATCGTCTGTCAGTTTGTCAACGTTGCGCATCAATTCTTGAACTCTGGAGTCAAGATCTCGCATCAGAGTGAAGTTTCGTTGTAACTCAACAGGAAGATtctctaaatctaaaatataactcTGATAGTACATCGTTTAAATGCAAAATCGAACAAAAACTTACTGTTCAGATAGTGTTCCAAGTTAAGAGCAgaagtcatttttattattttatgattcggCTGagaattattgaagaaaaaataagtataagtatacttatacttGTACACttgtatacaaaaacaaacGGGAATTTTATATGTTTGATCAACTTTTACAGAAAGtgccttataaaatataaatttcttctgtttatatttttgataatatttttagtgaataaGACGTGAATCACACCATTTTGATATAACAATGATATGTAACAGCCCGATGatcgtataaacaataaacatacaaataaatatgtcaAGTTTGGCAACACTGTACGAATACAACATTTCAAACAtttctaattttcaaataagCCAATTATTAGTCGAGTCAAacgacatttatattttatttatttagacggtttatactttatacccaAATacccaattaaataaaattatatatatatatatatatatgttacggtaaatgatgttaaatgaaaattaacattattcacAGGTTATTAACGTTATTTACCAAATACACAAGTGATTATCGTTATAAACCGGATAATCACGTTAATGATTAATTACACAGGTATTTGTTGTTATAGATCATCAGATATGCAAATGAATCTcaagtaggtagtaggtactacaatttgaaaaaatcatgtacctattgtattttaaaaaagagaaaaaatgcattattattttttatttatttttacaagttataCTGCCATGATATTTACTATTACATAATTGTTCAGCCCCACGGCAAGCAcaatgcttattattataaccagtcTTGCAATAGCAACGCTGGTACCTTCAAGGGCCCGCAACCGAATAATTACTAGCTGCTTCTCTCAGACCTCAGTGTCAACTGTAGTCTACCATCAGCTAATTTTATCACATTGTCCATGTCTAATAGATTTTCTTCGTAAACAGCTATTTCTTGGCGTgtgtaattgtatttaataaaaccatattcCCGGTGGCGTAATTTAGAATTGGTTCTGGGGTGGAATATTGGGATATAAGTTTATACTATCATTCTTAGTCTTCACAAGAAAATAACGATAATTCCCTCATTCGCAAAGGTGGGcaagttaatgaaaataattaactcaagttaagttaagttaagaGGACACAAGATcgataagttaaaagttaacagttaacaaattataaatttaactcgatatgttaaaagttaatatagaaaaaaaaattaacttaactcagttaaaaaaaagttgatctatttttttttaaattattatgttaatcaaATAAAGAGTGAATGTGTCTTcctattttctaatttataaattataaaaacaatttgattgAACTTTTATCATAATGTACACTGTATACCCTTTtacttttctattatttattaacttaaactaTGCTCatctcaaattaataatttaacaaatacatttttttataacgtaTAGCAATTGAATGTCATAATACGTGAAGTTGAGTACATGACCTtcatatatataagttatataacatCAAAACATAACAATTgtcaatttgtaatttaaaattattaattttattaaaaacattattgcaACTCGCATAATAtgtaatcaaatatttgttgaaaaaaagaACTAACGCACGAccattttaaactatttgaaGATTGAAGTTGTCTTGTATTTTCACTACTCGTTACCGTacttaatgacatttttaattattttaagtaataatgtaataaataatattaagaaatctgaaatataaaatgtctaccatataatattaaaacaatatgtcaatataacgAATGGACTAAATAAATATCGCACACGGTAGGTAAATGAATGACGATTATGATAAAGTCGATTACGATTTACAAACAACGTAAGGGACTGGTCGATGCAAGCGtactataattcataatattgtctACAAGTATAGACcggcataatattatcatgtatatattattatacacaactataactatataggtactttaaacgataatttagttttcaagttatttttagaattttctttccaatttaagttttatttttatttttatactgataatatcagataatatttcgtttatacgtagatattactattatagcaatatttacgtaaaaacgaaaaatttcaaaatgtttttaacttattggttttttttttaaatcaactgaGAAAAGCTAAGttatttcaactgtaaattaaaCTAGTTAAGTTCATAAGTTGATTATAAAACAAACTAACTAgataagttaaaaagttaaaaaaaaattaactttttaacttaactttaactttttaactagtTAATGCCCACCTTTGCTCATTCGTAGGTAAATAACGTTAATTtccgatataatatcatttaccgtaacacacacacacacacacacaaataaatataaatgcgtaaatatattattaattaaaaaaaagaaatattgacCATTTAAGACctagaaatattatacataaacctaCCTATTAATATGTTTAGTGGCTGGTACCTTATATGTTgcaataatacgattttattgGTAGGTATTCAATAGTTGATCGTTTTTAGCTGgttgtttataaaatgatttttttattttcatcgtgTACTAGCTAGCACTTATTTGCATGCTTTTACGAaataactataggtacctactcagtCTGCGCGCGATGTAAtctctattatagtattattcgtatttcgtacatgaattttattgtcgttaactatttattttataccttctTATTTTAggctattttaaatgtttgacatGTCATtctgtaataaaacaaattaatttgtgtCCACATGAGACGGTGGTGTACCGTATACCTAATGAGCAGGCAAGTAgctaaaatatttctacaagGGGAAGGCCAATAATTTTTGGACCGTTTATCATTTTCCATAATTTTTCCCAATGAAATACTTGTAGGGGGCTTATCTCTCACACTCGTCATTAGGCGGTATGCCATATAAAGgaaatcttattaatttatattaataatttacgtttGGTTAGTAATTGAttaaaaagaaatgttttttcAACAAGTATACCCAGGCCCGGATTAAGGCGTAAGCAGTGTATGCTTCAGCCTACACAACCACGGATTTAGGGGCACGGGCACTACTTactatccttatatttttttttttaaactagaaaaattgtacaatctgtaaaataattattgacaataaGCACAATACTATCctgatgttatttttatttaaataatatcggacattttaaatagtaataatcaaTGCGATCAATTAGAGTGTATGTTTCCAAATTTAGAAATAGTTATGCGTATGTACCTTAGTACAGCAGTTTCAAACAGCTCAGGCGAAAGAGCTTTTTCTGTACTTAAAATGGTAAAATCCTATTTGAGGTCAACCATGAAGGAGGAAAGACTGAATGCAATAGCAATATGTAGCATTGAAGCAGAAATGGTTGAAAAAATAGATTTCAATGATACTATTAACACATTTGCCCATCAAAAAGCAAGAAaaagaaaagtataaaataatagtttgttactttttgtaatatgattattttatatttttatatatctaaaatatatttcgtttaattttaattttatgtttttacattgGGGAAGGCCAATAATTTTTGGACCGTTTATCAATTTCCATAATTTTTCCCAATGAAATACTTGTAGGGGCTTATCTCTCACACACGTCTTTAGGCGGTATGCCATATAAAgaaaatcttattaatttatattaataatttacttttggttagtgattgataaaaaaaaatgtttttttcaaaaagaatACCTatccaaaaaatacaaaaaatagatagtgcctaaaataaaataaaaaacccaaCGATTATCGAAAtcgaaaaataacaaaaactaacaccAGTAAAACCgaccattaaattaaatttatagttgaatGTTTATGGCCCATGTAAGATTAAgagtttatcaaaataaaaaagactGAACTATAGTAGATTCAAAACTTCCAAACTATACGCTTCTGTCGTTTCTGACACCCAAAAGCCTaagttaattatatgtat encodes the following:
- the LOC132927753 gene encoding inhibitor of growth protein 4-like is translated as MTSALNLEHYLNNLENLPVELQRNFTLMRDLDSRVQELMRNVDKLTDDYMSNSKGYTADKKREMMTSIQRQFDKAKEYSDDKVQLAIQTYEMVDKHIREFDSDLARFGAEIQDRAISATRNIEENSQKRECKKIKDKEIKNKSASSEEETAPKKTSKMKQLKKGVTKATSAAPSKTPLINVVTNPTNPTNSVTSVTVETSSLTGAGVAHSTEVLDMPVDPNEPTYCLCNQVSYGEMIGCDNPDCPIEWFHFACVKLTTKPKGKWFCLKCITDRKKK